From Leopardus geoffroyi isolate Oge1 chromosome B4, O.geoffroyi_Oge1_pat1.0, whole genome shotgun sequence, a single genomic window includes:
- the PIP4K2C gene encoding phosphatidylinositol 5-phosphate 4-kinase type-2 gamma, with protein sequence MASSSVPPATVSAATAAPGPGFGFASKTKKKHFVQQKVKVFRAADPLVGVFLWGVAHSINELSQVPPPVMLLPDDFKASSKIKVNNHLFHRENLPSHFKFKEYCPQVFRNLRDRFGIDDQDYLVSLTRSPPSESEGSDGRFLISYDRTLVIKEVSSEDIADMHSNLSNYHQYIVKCHGNTLLPQFLGMYRVSVDSEDSYMLVMRNMFSHRLPVHRKYDLKGSLVSREASDKEKVKELPTLKDMDFLNKNQKVYIGEEEKKVFLEKLKRDVEFLVQLKIMDYSLLLGIHDIIRGSDPEEEGPVREEESEGDGDCGLTGPPALVGSYGTSPEGIGGYIHSHRPLGPGEFESFIDVYAIRSAEGAPQKEVYFMGLIDILTQYDAKKKAAHAAKTVKHGAGAEISTVHPEQYAKRFLDFITNIFA encoded by the exons ATGGCGTCCTCCTCTGTCCCGCCGGCTACCGTATCGGCGGCGACAGCGGCCCCGGGCCCGGGTTTCGGCTTCGCCTCCAAAACCAAGAAGAAGCATTTCGTGCAGCAGAAGGTGAAGGTGTTCCGGGCGGCCGACCCGCTGGTGGGCGTGTTCCTGTGGGGCGTAGCCCACTCG ATCAATGAGCtcagccaggtgcctcccccaGTGATGCTGCTGCCAGATGACTTTAAGGCTAGCTCCAAGATCAAGGTCAACAATCACCTTTTCCACAG GGAAAATCTGCCTAGTCATTTCAAGTTCAAGGAGTATTGTCCCCAGGTCTTCAGGAACCTCCGTGATCGATTTGGCATTGATGACCAAGATTACTTG GTATCCCTTACCCGAAGTCCCCCAAGTGAAAGTGAAGGCAGTGATGGTCGCTTCCTTATCTCCTATGATCGAACTCTGGTCATCAAAGAAGTATCCAGTGAGGACATTGCTGACATGCATAGCAACCTCTCCAACTACCACCAG TACATCGTGAAGTGCCATGGCAACACACTGCTGCCCCAGTTCCTGGGGATGTACCGAGTCAGCGTGGACAGCGAAGACAGCTACATGCTTGTGATGCGCAACATGTTTAGCCACCGTCTTCCTGTGCACAGGAAGTATGACCTCAAG GGCTCCCTAGTGTCCCGAGAAGCCAGCGATAAGGAAAAG GTTAAAGAATTGCCCACCCTTAAGGATATGGATTTTCTCAACAAGAACCAGAAAGTTTATATTGgtgaagaggagaagaaagtatTTCTAGAGAAGCTAAAGAGAGACGTGGAG TTCCTAGTGCAGCTGAAGATCATGGACTACAGCCTTCTGCTGGGCATCCATGACATCATTCGGGGCTCGGACCCAGAGGAGGAGGGACCTGTGCGGGAGGAGGAGTCAGAGGGGGATGGGGACTGTGGCCTGACGGGACCACCTGCGCTCGTGGGCTCCTATGGCACCTCCCCTGAGGGTATTGGCGGCTACATCCATTCTCATCGGCCCCTGGGCCCTGGAGAGTTTGAGTCCTTCATTGATGTCTACGCCATCCGGAGTGCTGAGG GGGCCCCCCAGAAGGAGGTGTATTTTATGGGCCTCATTGACATCCTGACACAATATGATGCCAAGAAGAAAGCAGCTCATGCGGCCAAAACCGTCAAACATGGG GCTGGGGCAGAGATCTCCACTGTGCATCCTGAGCAGTATGCTAAGAGATTCCTGGATTTTATTACCAACATCTTTGCCTAA